A genomic segment from Modestobacter roseus encodes:
- the rpsS gene encoding 30S ribosomal protein S19: MPRSLKKGPFVDDHLLAKVDAQNDKGTKNVIRTWSRRSTIIPDMLGHTIAVHDGRKHVPVFVTEAMVGHKLGEFAPTRTFRGHVKDDRRSRRG, encoded by the coding sequence ATGCCACGCAGCCTGAAGAAGGGCCCGTTCGTCGACGACCACCTGCTCGCCAAGGTGGACGCTCAGAACGACAAGGGCACCAAGAACGTCATCCGCACCTGGTCGCGGCGCTCGACGATCATCCCCGACATGCTCGGGCACACGATCGCCGTGCACGACGGCCGCAAGCACGTCCCGGTGTTCGTCACCGAGGCGATGGTCGGGCACAAGCTCGGCGAGTTCGCGCCCACGCGCACCTTCCGTGGGCACGTCAAGGACGACCGCCGGTCGCGGCGCGGCTGA
- the rpsG gene encoding 30S ribosomal protein S7, giving the protein MPRKGPAPRRPLVADPVYQSPLVTQLVNKVLVDGKRSVAEAIVYGALEGCRAKNDTDPVVTLKRALDNVKPALEVRSRRVGGATYQVPIEVRASRSTTLGLRWLIQYSRARREKTMTERLMNELLDASNGLGAAVKRREDTHKMAESNKAFAHYRW; this is encoded by the coding sequence ATGCCCCGCAAGGGTCCCGCTCCCCGCCGTCCGCTCGTCGCCGACCCGGTCTACCAGTCGCCGCTGGTCACCCAGCTGGTGAACAAGGTGCTCGTGGACGGCAAGCGCTCGGTCGCCGAGGCGATCGTCTACGGCGCCCTCGAGGGCTGCCGCGCAAAGAACGACACCGACCCGGTGGTCACGCTCAAGCGTGCGCTGGACAACGTCAAGCCGGCCCTCGAGGTCCGCAGCCGCCGCGTCGGTGGTGCGACCTACCAGGTGCCGATCGAGGTCCGCGCCTCCCGCAGCACCACCCTCGGCCTGCGCTGGCTGATCCAGTACAGCCGGGCCCGTCGGGAGAAGACGATGACCGAGCGCCTGATGAACGAGCTGCTCGACGCGAGCAACGGTCTCGGCGCCGCGGTCAAGCGCCGCGAGGACACGCACAAGATGGCCGAGTCGAACAAGGCCTTCGCGCACTACCGCTGGTGA
- the tuf gene encoding elongation factor Tu, translated as MAKAKFERNKPHVNIGTIGHIDHGKTTLTAAITKVLHDKYPDLNEASAFDQIDKAPEEKARGITISIAHVEYQTENRHYAHVDCPGHADYIKNMITGAAQMDGAILVVAATDGPMPQTKEHVLLARQVGVPYIVVALNKADMVDDEEILELVELEVRELLSEYEFPGDDVPVVRVSALKALEGDAEWGDKLMELMNAVDTAIPEPERDIDKPFLMPVEDVFTITGRGTVVTGRVERGIVKVSEEIEVVGIRPGSTKTTVTGVEMFRKLLDQGQAGDNVGLLLRGIKREDVERGQVIVKPGSITPHTNFEGSVYILSKDEGGRHTPFFNNYRPQFYFRTTDVTGVVTLPSGTEMVMPGDNTEMTVELIQPIAMEEGLRFAIREGGRTVGAGRVTKIIK; from the coding sequence GTGGCCAAGGCCAAGTTCGAGCGGAACAAGCCGCACGTCAACATCGGCACCATCGGGCACATCGACCACGGCAAGACGACGCTGACCGCGGCGATCACCAAGGTGCTGCACGACAAGTACCCGGACCTCAACGAGGCGTCCGCCTTCGACCAGATCGACAAGGCGCCCGAGGAGAAGGCCCGCGGGATCACGATCTCGATCGCGCACGTCGAGTACCAGACCGAGAACCGGCACTACGCGCACGTCGACTGCCCCGGGCACGCCGACTACATCAAGAACATGATCACCGGTGCGGCGCAGATGGACGGCGCCATCCTGGTGGTCGCGGCGACCGACGGCCCCATGCCGCAGACCAAGGAGCACGTGCTCCTGGCCCGCCAGGTGGGCGTCCCCTACATCGTCGTGGCGCTCAACAAGGCCGACATGGTCGACGACGAGGAGATCCTCGAGCTCGTCGAGCTGGAGGTCCGTGAGCTGCTCTCCGAGTACGAGTTCCCGGGCGACGACGTCCCCGTGGTCCGCGTCTCGGCGCTCAAGGCCCTCGAGGGCGACGCCGAGTGGGGCGACAAGCTCATGGAGCTCATGAACGCCGTCGACACGGCGATCCCGGAGCCCGAGCGCGACATCGACAAGCCGTTCCTCATGCCCGTCGAGGACGTCTTCACCATCACCGGCCGCGGCACCGTCGTGACCGGTCGTGTGGAGCGCGGCATCGTCAAGGTCTCCGAGGAGATCGAGGTCGTCGGCATCCGTCCCGGTTCGACCAAGACCACGGTCACCGGCGTCGAGATGTTCCGCAAGCTGCTCGACCAGGGCCAGGCCGGTGACAACGTCGGTCTGCTGCTGCGCGGCATCAAGCGCGAGGACGTCGAGCGCGGCCAGGTCATCGTGAAGCCGGGTTCCATCACCCCGCACACGAACTTCGAGGGCTCGGTCTACATCCTCTCGAAGGACGAGGGCGGCCGTCACACGCCGTTCTTCAACAACTACCGGCCCCAGTTCTACTTCCGCACCACGGACGTGACCGGCGTCGTCACGCTGCCCTCGGGCACCGAGATGGTCATGCCCGGTGACAACACCGAGATGACCGTCGAGCTGATCCAGCCCATCGCCATGGAGGAGGGCCTTCGGTTCGCCATCCGTGAGGGTGGCCGCACCGTGGGTGCCGGCCGGGTCACGAAGATCATCAAGTAA
- the rpsL gene encoding 30S ribosomal protein S12: MPTIQQLVRKGREDKVEKTKTPALKGSPQRRGVCTRVYTTTPKKPNSALRKVARVRLTSGIEVTAYIPGVGHNLQEHSMVLVRGGRVKDLPGVRYKIIRGSLDTQGVRNRKQARSRYGAKKEKS, encoded by the coding sequence ATGCCCACGATCCAGCAGCTGGTCCGCAAGGGCCGCGAGGACAAGGTCGAGAAGACCAAGACCCCGGCGTTGAAGGGCTCCCCTCAGCGCCGCGGCGTGTGCACGCGCGTCTACACGACGACGCCGAAGAAGCCGAACTCGGCGCTGCGCAAGGTCGCTCGCGTCCGCCTCACCAGTGGCATCGAGGTGACCGCCTACATCCCGGGCGTCGGCCACAACCTGCAGGAGCACTCCATGGTGCTCGTGCGCGGCGGCCGGGTGAAGGACCTGCCCGGCGTCCGGTACAAGATCATCCGCGGCTCGCTGGACACCCAGGGTGTCCGTAACCGCAAGCAGGCTCGCAGCCGGTACGGCGCGAAGAAGGAGAAGAGCTGA
- the rpsJ gene encoding 30S ribosomal protein S10: MAGQKIRIRLKAYDHEAIDASARRIVDTVTKTGARVVGPVPLPTEKNVYCVIRSPHKYKDSREHFEMRTHKRLIDILDPTPKTVDALMRIDLPASVDVNIQ, translated from the coding sequence ATGGCGGGACAGAAGATCCGCATCCGGCTGAAGGCCTACGACCACGAGGCCATCGATGCCTCGGCGCGGCGCATCGTGGACACGGTGACGAAGACCGGAGCGCGCGTCGTCGGCCCGGTGCCGCTGCCGACGGAGAAGAACGTGTACTGCGTCATCCGCTCGCCGCACAAGTACAAGGACTCGCGCGAGCACTTCGAGATGCGCACGCACAAGCGGCTCATCGACATCCTCGACCCGACGCCGAAGACGGTCGACGCGCTCATGCGCATCGACCTGCCGGCCTCGGTCGACGTCAACATCCAGTAA
- the rplC gene encoding 50S ribosomal protein L3 produces the protein MASTFRGLLGEKLGMTQVFDENNRIVPVTVVKAGPCVVTQVRTPEKDGYSAVQLGFGAIDPRKVNKPEGGHFAKAGVTPRRHVVELRTEDASDYTVGQELTAEVLSGVAKVDVIGTSKGKGTAGVMKRHGFKGLGAGHGTHRKHRAPGSIGGASTPGRVFKGLKMAGRMGAVTTTTLSLKVHAVDTEKGLVLIKGAVPGPRGGLLLVRSAVKGGPVGSDAK, from the coding sequence ATGGCGAGCACATTCCGTGGTCTCCTCGGCGAGAAGCTGGGGATGACCCAGGTCTTCGACGAGAACAACCGCATCGTGCCGGTGACCGTCGTCAAGGCGGGCCCGTGCGTGGTCACGCAGGTCCGCACCCCGGAGAAGGACGGCTACTCGGCCGTCCAGCTCGGGTTCGGCGCGATCGACCCCCGCAAGGTGAACAAGCCCGAGGGTGGGCACTTCGCCAAGGCGGGCGTCACCCCCCGGCGGCACGTGGTCGAGCTGCGCACCGAGGACGCCAGCGACTACACCGTGGGCCAGGAGCTGACCGCTGAGGTCCTCTCCGGCGTCGCCAAGGTCGACGTCATCGGCACCAGCAAGGGCAAGGGCACGGCCGGTGTCATGAAGCGTCACGGCTTCAAGGGTCTGGGCGCCGGCCACGGCACCCACCGCAAGCACCGCGCCCCCGGCTCGATCGGCGGGGCCTCGACCCCCGGCCGGGTGTTCAAGGGACTCAAGATGGCCGGGCGCATGGGCGCGGTCACCACCACCACCCTCTCGCTGAAGGTCCACGCCGTGGACACCGAGAAGGGCCTGGTGCTGATCAAGGGTGCCGTTCCGGGCCCGCGCGGCGGGCTGCTGCTGGTCCGCTCCGCGGTCAAGGGCGGCCCCGTGGGGAGTGACGCGAAGTGA
- the rplW gene encoding 50S ribosomal protein L23, which produces MSVRDPRDVLLSPVISEKSYGLLDENKYTFIVRPDANKTQIKIAVQQVFNVKVLSVNTINRQGKRKRSRGAVMGKRKDTKRAIVSVAPGDRIELFGGPGA; this is translated from the coding sequence ATGAGCGTCCGCGACCCCCGGGACGTCCTGCTGTCCCCGGTCATCTCCGAGAAGAGCTACGGGCTCCTCGACGAGAACAAGTACACGTTCATCGTCCGCCCGGACGCCAACAAGACCCAGATCAAGATCGCGGTGCAGCAGGTCTTCAACGTGAAGGTCCTGTCCGTCAACACGATCAACCGTCAGGGGAAGAGGAAGCGCTCGCGCGGCGCTGTGATGGGGAAGCGCAAGGACACCAAGCGCGCCATCGTCTCCGTGGCACCCGGCGACCGCATCGAGCTCTTCGGGGGCCCGGGCGCCTGA
- the rplB gene encoding 50S ribosomal protein L2: MAIRKYKPTTPGRRGSSVADFAEVTRDHPEKSLVRPLHGRGGRNVHGRVTARHQGGGHKRAYRLIDFRRADKDGVPAKVAHIEYDPNRTSRIALLHFADGEKRYIIAPAKLKQGDTVECGPAADIKPGNNLPLRNIPVGTVIHAIELRPGGGAKIARSAGTSVQLVAREGRFAQLRMPSGEIRNVDVRCRATIGEVGNAEQSNINWGKAGRMRWKGKRPTVRGVAMNPVDHPHGGGEGKTSGGRHPVNPKGKPEGRTRKRKASDALIVRRRRTNKKR, from the coding sequence ATGGCCATCCGTAAGTACAAGCCGACGACGCCGGGCCGCCGCGGCTCGTCCGTCGCCGACTTCGCCGAGGTCACCCGCGACCACCCCGAGAAGTCGCTGGTCCGGCCGCTGCACGGTCGTGGCGGGCGCAACGTCCACGGCCGCGTCACCGCGCGGCACCAGGGCGGCGGGCACAAGCGCGCCTACCGGCTGATCGACTTCCGCCGGGCGGACAAGGACGGCGTGCCGGCGAAGGTCGCGCACATCGAGTACGACCCGAACCGCACGTCGCGCATCGCGCTGCTGCACTTCGCCGACGGGGAGAAGCGCTACATCATCGCCCCGGCCAAGCTGAAGCAGGGCGACACGGTGGAGTGCGGCCCGGCCGCCGACATCAAGCCCGGCAACAACCTGCCGCTGCGCAACATCCCGGTCGGCACCGTCATCCACGCCATCGAGCTGCGGCCCGGTGGCGGGGCCAAGATCGCCCGCTCGGCCGGCACGAGCGTGCAGCTGGTCGCCCGTGAGGGCCGCTTCGCCCAGCTGCGCATGCCGTCCGGTGAGATCCGCAACGTCGACGTCCGCTGCCGCGCCACCATCGGCGAGGTCGGCAACGCCGAGCAGTCCAACATCAACTGGGGCAAGGCCGGCCGGATGCGGTGGAAGGGCAAGCGCCCGACCGTCCGCGGTGTCGCCATGAACCCGGTCGACCACCCGCACGGTGGTGGTGAGGGCAAGACCTCCGGTGGCCGGCACCCGGTCAACCCGAAGGGCAAGCCGGAGGGCCGGACGCGCAAGCGGAAGGCCAGTGACGCCCTGATCGTGCGCCGCCGGCGCACCAACAAGAAGCGCTGA
- a CDS encoding LLM class F420-dependent oxidoreductase has protein sequence MRIGIQASYAGDFRQTAAEIRDLESAGLDVAMVAEVYTFDAVSQLGYLAAVTERVELMSGILPIYSRTPALIAMTAAGLDFVSGGRFTLGLGASGPQVIEGWHGLPYDAPLQRTREIVEICRQVWRRERLVHEGPKYSVPLPAEQGTGLGKPLKLINTPVRDRVPVLLAALGPKNVQLAAEIAEKWEPIFFHPERAADVWGASLAAGRAERDPALGDLDVVVGVPVAIGEDVEHLLDAVRPGIALYVGGMGAKGKNFYNDLARRYGYEAEAEAIQDLYLAGRKDEAAAAVPEDLVRATSLIGPESYVAERIAAFAEAGVTTLNLQPLDDSREGRLHTVETMRRLC, from the coding sequence GTGCGCATCGGCATCCAGGCGAGCTACGCCGGGGACTTCAGGCAGACGGCCGCAGAGATCCGCGACCTCGAGTCGGCCGGGCTCGATGTCGCGATGGTCGCGGAGGTGTACACCTTCGACGCGGTCAGCCAGCTGGGCTACCTGGCGGCGGTGACCGAGCGCGTCGAGTTGATGAGCGGCATCCTGCCGATCTACAGCCGGACGCCCGCCCTCATCGCGATGACCGCGGCCGGCCTGGACTTCGTCTCCGGCGGGCGCTTCACGCTCGGGCTGGGCGCCTCGGGACCGCAGGTCATCGAGGGCTGGCACGGGCTGCCCTACGACGCCCCGCTGCAGCGGACACGGGAGATCGTGGAGATCTGCCGCCAGGTCTGGCGCCGGGAACGGCTCGTGCACGAGGGCCCGAAGTACAGCGTGCCGCTGCCGGCCGAGCAGGGCACCGGCCTGGGCAAGCCGCTCAAGCTGATCAACACCCCGGTGCGCGACCGGGTGCCGGTGCTGCTCGCCGCCCTCGGCCCGAAGAACGTCCAGCTGGCCGCCGAGATCGCCGAGAAGTGGGAACCGATCTTCTTCCACCCCGAGCGTGCGGCCGACGTCTGGGGCGCCTCGCTCGCCGCCGGGCGGGCCGAGCGCGACCCCGCCCTGGGCGACCTCGACGTCGTCGTCGGCGTCCCCGTGGCCATCGGCGAGGACGTCGAACACCTGCTGGACGCCGTCCGGCCCGGCATCGCCCTGTACGTCGGGGGCATGGGCGCGAAGGGGAAGAACTTCTACAACGACCTGGCCCGCCGGTACGGCTACGAGGCGGAGGCCGAGGCGATCCAGGACCTGTACCTCGCCGGCCGCAAGGACGAGGCCGCGGCCGCCGTCCCGGAGGACCTGGTCCGCGCCACGTCGCTCATCGGGCCGGAGTCCTACGTGGCCGAGCGCATCGCCGCCTTCGCCGAGGCCGGCGTCACGACGCTGAACCTCCAGCCGCTCGACGACAGCCGCGAGGGCCGGCTCCACACCGTCGAGACCATGCGCCGGCTCTGTTGA
- the fusA gene encoding elongation factor G — protein MAQNEAQLAKTRNIGIMAHIDAGKTTTTERILFYTGINYKIGEVHDGAATMDWMEQEQERGITITSAATKCSWNDHDINIIDTPGHVDFTVEVERSLRVLDGAVAVYDGVAGVEPQTEQVWRQAEKYGVPRMCFVNKLDRTGADFFRCVDMMVERLAANPLVLQLPIGAEADFIGVVDLVYMRALTWRGETKMGEDYSIEEIPAELADQAAEYREKLLENIADFDDALMEDYLGGEEIAPERLKAAIRKATIAGQVNPVITGTAFKNKGVQPLLDAVVDYLPSPLDVESIRGTALDGETEVLRHADENEPFSALAFKIQTDQHLGKLTYVRVYSGKLDAGSPVLNSTKDRKERVGKIYQMHANKREERQGVGAGEIVAVNGMKQTTTGDTLCDPQHPVILESMTFPAPVISVAIEPKTKGDQEKLGTAIQKLAEEDPTFQVKLDEETGQTVISGMGELHLEILVDRMRREFRVEANVGKPQVAYRETIRKKIEKVDYTHKKQTGGSGQFAKVQVTVEPLEVAADGPTYEFVNAVTGGRIPREYIPSVDAGMQDAMQYGILAGYPMVGVKATLIDGQYHEVDSSEMAFKIAGSMVFKEAARKASPALLEPMMAVEVVTPEDYMGDVIGDLNSRRGTIQAMEERSGARVVRALVPLSEMFGYVGDLRSRTQGRASYTMVFDSYAEVPANVAKEIIAKATGE, from the coding sequence ATGGCCCAGAACGAGGCCCAGCTCGCCAAGACCCGCAACATCGGGATCATGGCGCACATCGACGCCGGCAAGACGACGACGACCGAGCGGATCCTCTTCTACACCGGTATCAACTACAAGATCGGTGAAGTCCACGACGGCGCGGCCACGATGGACTGGATGGAGCAGGAGCAGGAGCGCGGCATCACCATCACGTCCGCCGCGACGAAGTGCTCCTGGAACGACCACGACATCAACATCATCGACACCCCCGGGCACGTCGACTTCACCGTCGAGGTGGAGCGGTCGCTGCGGGTGCTCGACGGTGCCGTGGCGGTCTACGACGGCGTGGCCGGCGTGGAGCCGCAGACCGAGCAGGTCTGGCGCCAGGCCGAGAAGTACGGCGTCCCGCGCATGTGCTTCGTCAACAAGCTCGACCGCACCGGCGCGGACTTCTTCCGCTGCGTCGACATGATGGTCGAGCGCCTGGCGGCCAACCCGCTGGTGCTGCAGCTGCCGATCGGGGCAGAGGCCGACTTCATCGGCGTCGTCGACCTCGTCTACATGCGTGCGCTCACCTGGCGCGGTGAGACCAAGATGGGTGAGGACTACTCCATCGAGGAGATCCCCGCCGAGCTCGCCGACCAGGCCGCCGAGTACCGCGAGAAGCTCCTCGAGAACATCGCGGACTTCGACGACGCGCTGATGGAGGACTACCTCGGCGGCGAGGAGATCGCCCCCGAGCGCCTCAAGGCCGCCATCCGCAAGGCGACGATCGCCGGTCAGGTGAACCCGGTGATCACCGGTACCGCCTTCAAGAACAAGGGCGTGCAGCCCCTGCTCGACGCCGTCGTCGACTACCTGCCGAGCCCGCTGGACGTCGAGTCCATCCGGGGTACCGCGCTCGACGGCGAGACCGAGGTCCTGCGGCACGCCGACGAGAACGAGCCGTTCTCGGCGCTGGCGTTCAAGATCCAGACCGACCAGCACCTGGGCAAGCTGACCTACGTCCGGGTCTACTCCGGCAAGCTCGACGCGGGCTCCCCGGTGCTGAACAGCACCAAGGACCGCAAGGAGCGGGTCGGCAAGATCTACCAGATGCACGCCAACAAGCGCGAAGAGCGCCAGGGCGTGGGCGCCGGCGAGATCGTGGCCGTCAACGGCATGAAGCAGACGACCACCGGTGACACCCTCTGCGACCCGCAGCACCCGGTGATCCTCGAGTCGATGACCTTCCCGGCCCCGGTCATCTCGGTGGCCATCGAGCCGAAGACCAAGGGCGACCAGGAGAAGCTGGGCACCGCGATCCAGAAGCTCGCCGAGGAGGACCCGACCTTCCAGGTGAAGCTGGACGAGGAGACCGGTCAGACGGTCATCTCGGGCATGGGCGAGCTCCACCTGGAGATCCTGGTCGACCGCATGCGGCGCGAGTTCCGCGTCGAGGCGAACGTCGGCAAGCCGCAGGTGGCCTACCGCGAGACCATCCGCAAGAAGATCGAGAAGGTCGACTACACCCACAAGAAGCAGACCGGTGGGTCCGGCCAGTTCGCCAAGGTCCAGGTGACGGTCGAGCCCCTCGAGGTCGCGGCCGACGGTCCGACCTACGAGTTCGTGAACGCCGTCACCGGTGGGCGCATCCCGCGGGAGTACATCCCCTCGGTCGACGCCGGTATGCAGGACGCCATGCAGTACGGCATCCTGGCCGGGTACCCGATGGTCGGCGTGAAGGCGACGCTGATCGACGGGCAGTACCACGAGGTCGACTCCTCGGAGATGGCGTTCAAGATCGCCGGCTCGATGGTCTTCAAGGAGGCCGCACGCAAGGCCAGCCCGGCCCTGCTCGAGCCGATGATGGCCGTCGAGGTCGTCACCCCCGAGGACTACATGGGTGACGTCATCGGTGACCTGAACTCCCGCCGCGGCACCATCCAGGCGATGGAGGAGCGCTCCGGCGCCCGCGTCGTCCGGGCCCTGGTCCCGCTGTCGGAGATGTTCGGCTACGTGGGCGACCTGCGCAGCCGCACCCAGGGACGGGCGAGTTACACCATGGTGTTCGACTCGTACGCCGAGGTCCCGGCCAACGTCGCCAAGGAGATCATCGCCAAGGCGACCGGCGAGTAA
- the rplD gene encoding 50S ribosomal protein L4 — MTSSTSERADRQVDVRTPAGDTAGSVTLPGALFDAPANVSLLHQVVVAQLAAARQGTHATKTRAQVSGTGAKPYRQKGTGRARQGSLRSPQFAGGGIAHGPQPRNYEQKTPKKMKAAALRGALSDRAREDRVHVVSAFVEGDAPSTKAALKVLDAVTTAKRVLVVLDRDDVLNWISLRNVPRVHLIEAGQLNTYDVLVSDEVVFTETALAEYVSGPARGGRSVELPDLTTPDVPGAIPSIAGTGTTDLDLGETPAEAAPVKKAAAKKAPAKKAAAKADAAPATAAEAAAAPAEQAEVANAGADATAPTEDGTTDASTEEKA; from the coding sequence GTGACCTCATCGACCAGTGAGCGCGCCGACCGGCAGGTCGACGTCCGCACCCCGGCCGGCGACACCGCCGGCAGCGTGACGCTGCCGGGAGCGCTGTTCGACGCCCCGGCCAACGTCTCGCTGCTGCACCAGGTCGTCGTGGCCCAACTGGCTGCGGCCCGCCAGGGCACGCACGCCACCAAGACCCGTGCGCAGGTCAGCGGCACCGGCGCCAAGCCGTACCGGCAGAAGGGCACCGGCCGGGCTCGCCAGGGCTCGCTTCGGTCCCCGCAGTTCGCCGGCGGTGGCATCGCCCACGGCCCGCAGCCGCGCAACTACGAGCAGAAGACGCCCAAGAAGATGAAGGCCGCCGCCCTGCGCGGGGCCCTCTCCGACCGGGCCCGCGAGGACCGCGTGCACGTGGTCTCGGCGTTCGTCGAGGGCGACGCCCCGTCGACCAAGGCCGCGCTGAAGGTCCTGGACGCGGTGACCACCGCCAAGCGGGTCCTCGTCGTGCTCGACCGTGACGACGTCCTCAACTGGATCAGCCTGCGCAACGTGCCGCGGGTGCACCTGATCGAGGCCGGTCAGCTGAACACCTACGACGTGCTCGTCTCCGACGAGGTGGTCTTCACCGAGACCGCGCTGGCCGAGTACGTGTCCGGCCCGGCCCGGGGCGGACGCTCCGTCGAGCTGCCCGACCTGACCACGCCGGACGTCCCCGGTGCGATCCCCTCGATCGCGGGCACCGGTACGACCGACCTCGACCTGGGGGAGACCCCGGCGGAGGCGGCACCGGTGAAGAAGGCGGCGGCGAAGAAGGCCCCGGCCAAGAAGGCGGCGGCCAAGGCCGACGCCGCACCGGCCACCGCGGCCGAGGCGGCTGCAGCCCCGGCCGAGCAGGCCGAGGTCGCCAACGCCGGTGCGGACGCCACGGCGCCCACCGAGGACGGCACCACCGACGCGAGCACCGAGGAGAAGGCATGA